One genomic segment of Micromonospora sp. WMMC415 includes these proteins:
- a CDS encoding TIR-like protein FxsC, with protein MSWTDTSGSRAGRETYFFLSYAHSVPLSAAARPDTDYWVSRFFQDLHAAVQRGARRAGDLDIGFFDGLVAPGADLKQALTDALSLTHVFVPLYSPNYFSNAWAVGERAAFRSRLGLLPPADAGRHILPVLWIPFPPWDDRPEMAEAVELVGGPTEYAENGLRALCKLSAYRRQYDLVLSALAERIIAVTETAPLRRSRAAPLGAARVEDRGDPALVVTALAGPDGRQWRPFAGRHVLTIADYVAATAQRLGLPTRVVEFAGARDHAPDSPTVLLIDAELGAAAVREAVAGLPRWVVPLVVAGADAAPGGTARAAGADEIDAALREARFPEVRPVHGVDEFERSAPLLVIEARKQFLRHGPLYPQDTPGAPRPSLRPTDPSDQRRRGEDR; from the coding sequence ATGAGCTGGACTGACACCAGCGGCTCCCGCGCCGGCCGGGAGACGTACTTCTTCCTCAGCTACGCCCATTCGGTGCCGCTGTCGGCGGCGGCCCGTCCGGACACGGACTACTGGGTCAGCCGGTTCTTCCAGGACCTGCACGCCGCCGTGCAGCGGGGCGCGCGCCGCGCCGGCGACCTCGACATCGGGTTCTTCGACGGGCTCGTGGCCCCCGGCGCCGACCTGAAGCAGGCGCTCACCGACGCGCTCAGCCTCACCCACGTCTTCGTGCCGCTCTACTCGCCCAACTACTTCAGCAACGCCTGGGCCGTCGGCGAGCGGGCCGCCTTCCGGTCCCGGCTGGGCCTGCTGCCGCCGGCCGACGCGGGCCGGCACATCCTGCCGGTGCTGTGGATCCCCTTTCCGCCCTGGGACGACCGGCCGGAGATGGCCGAGGCGGTGGAGCTGGTCGGCGGCCCCACCGAGTACGCGGAGAACGGGCTGCGGGCACTGTGCAAGCTCAGCGCCTACCGGCGGCAGTACGACCTGGTGCTCAGCGCCCTCGCCGAGCGGATCATCGCGGTGACCGAGACCGCGCCGCTGCGCCGCTCGCGGGCCGCCCCGCTGGGCGCCGCCCGGGTGGAGGACCGGGGTGACCCGGCGCTGGTCGTCACCGCGCTCGCCGGGCCGGACGGGCGGCAGTGGCGGCCGTTCGCCGGGCGGCACGTGCTGACGATCGCCGACTACGTGGCCGCCACCGCGCAACGGTTGGGGCTGCCGACCCGGGTCGTCGAGTTCGCCGGCGCCCGCGACCACGCCCCGGACAGCCCGACCGTCCTGCTGATCGACGCCGAGCTGGGCGCGGCGGCGGTCCGGGAGGCGGTCGCCGGGCTGCCGCGCTGGGTCGTGCCGCTGGTCGTGGCCGGCGCCGACGCCGCACCCGGTGGGACGGCCCGGGCGGCGGGGGCCGACGAGATCGACGCCGCGCTGCGCGAGGCCCGGTTCCCGGAGGTGCGGCCGGTCCACGGCGTGGACGAGTTCGAGCGCAGCGCGCCGCTGCTGGTGATCGAGGCACGGAAGCAGTTCCTCCGGCACGGCCCGCTCTACCCGCAGGACACCCCGGGCGCACCGCGGCCCAGCCTGCGCCCGACCGACCCATCCGACCAGCGGCGACGAGGAGAGGACCGATGA
- the fxsT gene encoding FxSxx-COOH system tetratricopeptide repeat protein produces the protein MTERRDGQVVTFYSYKGGTGRTMALANTAWILAANGQRVLVADWDLESPGLHRFFTPFLDHEQVASTGGVMDLIVEYEWANLKRRREAEAAGLAEPVESRPSDWHRHLAKVQKYAFSVNWEFPGGGSLDLLLAGRHNPDYASSVTGLNWDNFYNRLGGALFFDALREDMKRHYDWTLIDSRTGISDVAEICTIHLPDVLVDCFTLSDQGIDGAATVAARVRGYEGRRARRVLPVPMRVDEGEKGKADAGRAVAMQRFAGLPGGMTDAERREYWLTVEVPYRAYYAYEETLATFGDIPGGRTTLLSAYETLTGHITGGRFAALPRMDEALRRRTVARFERKPAVADELIVLRHVPQDQAWAEWVQAVLTAVDLRVATAAVDDLSPVRAGTVTRDVTLVSRSYRAAHDEQVDPRRSGAALIVYVDSTTPSPDAPIGSWVSLHELAAEEAVDRLVQLVGVTPPPGHGHPVVRTARYPGSRAPVFNPPSRNLRFTGREELLRQLREELKAAGSIGIPVALRGGPGIGKTQLAIEYAHRFRGAYDVIWWVQADPPQFVDVRVADLGAELGLPRQPTIPEMTRAVRQRLSRPERRPDGGPPEQWLLVFDNVDQYEHVRDYLPQGVGHVLVTTRNPDWGDLARALDVEAFQRAESVAHLRARVGERSITEGEAEQVADAVENVPIFVAMAGAWLADTGTPVADYLTGLERTGPAEDIWDFSLQRLREGSAGAYRLLQLASVLAPEISLELLYSDQVAKVIAAHDPVVAARVADRVSERDIAAALVQRINRLALVKVDLHAQQVQVHRLLQAALRARMTPDELAGVKQDVHRILAGSRPSGEVEDPAAQARLRLLWPHLDGADALSSPDDDVRQLIIDRIRYIYLNGGYAQGHRYAEQADAAWSRLLAQLAPDTPDHRALQVQLLHLRFNRANLLRGLGRFDDARRLDEETLGAQEKLIGSSHPYTLMTAGGYGGDLRAIGRYSDALERDLRTNAASVEVFGEDHRRTLTAANNLAASYRLMGDFRRALDGDEATYRRLRVVLGPDHPRTLLTANNLARDLREAGDYEGSVALLQTVVAGYRNLFGDQSRNVLTAQTNLAASLRSTGEIAEAARLLDDAYEHLLTGFGPLNPDTLFSRLSRAANLMLQGEGERARLELTETEEQFAQVFGEGHPYVLVCRNNRSVAMWDAGEVVPARELAARTAAAVTAALGGTHPLTMAVANNLAVFTILHGELEAGREQLRIVVGRLRETLGEDHPDTLRGRGNLAVAEQTATGGAGSIERMRLADRLANRIGQHHPSVVNLREGRYVRRVLDPHPY, from the coding sequence ATGACGGAACGGCGCGACGGTCAGGTCGTCACCTTCTACTCGTACAAGGGCGGCACCGGCCGCACGATGGCCCTGGCGAACACGGCCTGGATCCTGGCCGCGAACGGCCAGCGGGTCCTCGTCGCCGACTGGGACCTGGAGTCACCGGGGCTGCACCGGTTCTTCACGCCGTTCCTCGACCACGAGCAGGTCGCCTCCACCGGCGGCGTGATGGACCTGATCGTCGAGTACGAGTGGGCGAATTTGAAGCGCCGCCGGGAGGCCGAGGCCGCCGGGCTCGCCGAGCCGGTGGAGTCCCGGCCCAGCGACTGGCACCGCCACCTGGCCAAGGTGCAGAAGTACGCGTTCTCCGTCAACTGGGAGTTCCCCGGCGGCGGCAGCCTCGACCTGCTGCTCGCCGGCCGGCACAACCCGGACTACGCGAGCAGCGTCACCGGCCTGAACTGGGACAACTTCTACAACCGGCTGGGCGGGGCGCTGTTTTTCGACGCGCTGCGCGAGGACATGAAGCGCCACTACGACTGGACGTTGATCGACAGCCGCACCGGCATCAGCGACGTCGCCGAGATCTGCACCATCCACCTGCCGGACGTGCTGGTCGACTGCTTCACGCTGAGCGACCAGGGCATCGACGGCGCCGCCACGGTCGCCGCCCGGGTCCGCGGCTACGAGGGGCGGCGGGCCCGGCGGGTGCTGCCGGTGCCGATGCGGGTGGACGAGGGGGAGAAGGGCAAGGCCGACGCCGGCCGGGCGGTGGCGATGCAGCGCTTCGCCGGGCTCCCCGGCGGGATGACCGACGCCGAGCGGCGCGAGTACTGGCTCACCGTCGAGGTGCCCTACCGGGCCTACTACGCGTACGAGGAGACCCTCGCCACCTTCGGCGACATCCCGGGCGGCCGCACCACCCTGCTGTCCGCGTACGAGACGTTGACGGGTCACATCACCGGTGGCCGGTTCGCCGCGCTGCCGCGGATGGACGAGGCGCTGCGCCGGCGTACCGTCGCCCGCTTCGAGCGCAAGCCGGCCGTGGCCGACGAGCTGATCGTGCTGCGACACGTCCCGCAGGACCAGGCCTGGGCGGAGTGGGTGCAGGCCGTGCTCACGGCCGTGGACCTGCGGGTGGCCACGGCGGCGGTGGACGACCTGTCGCCGGTGCGGGCCGGCACGGTGACCCGTGACGTCACGCTGGTCTCCCGCTCCTACCGGGCCGCACACGACGAGCAGGTCGATCCGCGCCGGTCGGGCGCGGCACTGATCGTGTACGTGGACAGCACCACCCCCTCGCCGGACGCCCCGATCGGCAGCTGGGTGTCGCTGCACGAGCTGGCCGCCGAGGAGGCCGTCGACCGGCTCGTGCAGCTGGTCGGGGTGACCCCGCCGCCCGGCCACGGCCATCCGGTGGTGCGCACCGCCCGCTACCCGGGCTCCCGGGCGCCGGTGTTCAACCCGCCCAGCCGCAACCTGCGGTTCACCGGCCGGGAGGAGCTGCTGCGCCAGCTCCGGGAGGAGCTGAAGGCCGCCGGCAGCATCGGCATCCCGGTGGCGTTGCGCGGTGGTCCGGGCATCGGCAAGACGCAGCTGGCGATCGAGTACGCGCACCGCTTCCGCGGCGCGTACGACGTCATCTGGTGGGTCCAGGCGGACCCGCCGCAGTTCGTCGACGTCCGGGTGGCCGACCTCGGCGCCGAGCTGGGCCTGCCCCGGCAGCCCACCATCCCGGAGATGACGCGGGCGGTGCGGCAGCGGCTCAGCCGCCCCGAGCGCCGCCCGGACGGCGGTCCGCCCGAGCAGTGGCTGCTCGTGTTCGACAACGTCGACCAGTACGAGCACGTCCGCGACTACCTGCCGCAGGGCGTCGGGCATGTGCTGGTCACCACCCGCAACCCGGACTGGGGCGACCTGGCCCGGGCGTTGGACGTCGAGGCGTTCCAGCGGGCGGAGAGCGTCGCGCACCTGCGGGCCCGCGTCGGCGAGCGGTCGATCACGGAAGGTGAGGCGGAGCAGGTCGCCGACGCGGTCGAGAACGTGCCGATCTTCGTGGCGATGGCCGGCGCGTGGCTGGCCGACACCGGCACCCCGGTCGCCGACTACCTGACCGGCCTGGAGCGCACCGGCCCGGCGGAGGACATCTGGGACTTCTCCCTCCAGCGGTTGCGGGAGGGGTCGGCAGGCGCGTACCGGCTGCTGCAGCTCGCGTCGGTGCTCGCCCCGGAGATCTCCCTGGAGCTGCTCTACAGCGACCAGGTCGCCAAGGTCATCGCGGCGCACGACCCGGTGGTGGCCGCCCGGGTGGCCGACCGCGTCTCCGAGCGGGACATCGCCGCCGCGCTCGTGCAGCGCATCAACCGCCTCGCCCTGGTCAAGGTCGACCTGCACGCCCAGCAGGTCCAGGTGCACCGGCTGCTCCAGGCGGCGCTGCGCGCCCGGATGACGCCCGACGAACTGGCCGGCGTGAAGCAGGACGTGCACCGCATCCTCGCCGGCTCCCGCCCGTCAGGTGAGGTGGAGGATCCGGCCGCCCAGGCGCGGCTGCGTCTGCTCTGGCCGCACCTCGACGGCGCCGACGCGCTCTCCTCGCCCGACGACGACGTGCGTCAGCTCATCATCGACCGGATCCGCTACATCTACCTCAACGGCGGGTACGCGCAGGGCCACCGGTACGCCGAGCAGGCCGACGCCGCCTGGTCGCGGCTGCTGGCCCAGCTCGCCCCGGACACGCCGGACCATCGGGCGTTGCAGGTGCAGCTGCTGCACCTGCGGTTCAACCGGGCCAACCTGCTGCGCGGCCTCGGCCGGTTCGACGACGCCCGCCGTCTCGACGAGGAGACGCTCGGCGCGCAGGAGAAGCTGATCGGGTCCAGCCACCCGTACACCCTGATGACGGCGGGCGGCTACGGTGGCGACCTGCGGGCCATCGGCCGCTACTCGGACGCGCTGGAACGGGACCTGCGCACGAACGCCGCCTCGGTGGAGGTGTTCGGCGAGGACCACCGCCGTACCCTGACCGCCGCGAACAACCTGGCCGCGTCCTACCGGCTGATGGGTGACTTCCGGCGGGCCCTCGACGGCGACGAGGCCACCTACCGCCGGCTGCGGGTGGTGCTCGGGCCGGACCACCCGCGCACCCTGCTCACCGCCAACAACCTGGCGCGGGACCTGCGGGAGGCCGGTGACTACGAGGGGTCGGTGGCGTTGCTCCAGACGGTGGTGGCCGGGTACCGCAACCTGTTCGGCGACCAGTCCCGCAACGTGCTCACCGCGCAGACGAACCTCGCCGCGTCGCTGCGCAGCACCGGCGAGATCGCCGAGGCGGCGCGGCTGCTCGACGACGCGTACGAGCATCTGCTCACCGGGTTCGGCCCGCTCAACCCGGACACCCTGTTCAGCCGCCTGTCCCGCGCGGCGAACCTGATGCTGCAGGGCGAGGGGGAGCGGGCCCGCCTCGAGCTGACCGAGACCGAGGAGCAGTTCGCGCAGGTCTTCGGCGAGGGGCACCCGTACGTGCTGGTGTGCCGCAACAACCGCAGTGTGGCGATGTGGGACGCCGGTGAGGTGGTGCCGGCCCGGGAGCTGGCGGCGCGGACGGCGGCGGCGGTCACCGCGGCGCTGGGCGGCACCCACCCGCTGACCATGGCGGTCGCCAACAACCTCGCCGTCTTCACGATCCTGCACGGCGAGCTGGAGGCCGGGCGGGAGCAGCTGCGCATCGTCGTCGGCCGGCTGCGCGAGACCCTGGGTGAGGACCATCCGGACACGCTCCGCGGGCGGGGAAACCTGGCGGTCGCCGAGCAGACCGCGACCGGCGGCGCCGGCAGCATCGAGCGGATGCGGCTCGCGGACCGGCTGGCGAACCGGATCGGGCAGCACCACCCGAGCGTGGTGAACCTGCGGGAGGGACGGTACGTGCGGCGGGTGCTCGACCCGCACCCCTACTGA
- a CDS encoding alpha/beta fold hydrolase, with protein sequence MGRAEEPGTEIAYRADSKRLAFEVSGAPDGHPVFLMHGTPGSRKGPKPRGIVLYRLGVKLITYDRPGYGGSDRVEGRDVAEAARDVEVIADHLELPRFAVAGRSGGGPHALACAADPALRHRITRVAALVGFAPSDAPELDWFAGMNDDNLNGFGAGRSDTSAVVEEIRRRAQRASEDPRHLLEDLMAQMTMADRRAVRDPALRRMLADTFEDALRAGPYGWIDDVLALRRDWKFDLGLIDTSTTRVKLWHGAEDTFAPVGHTHWLASRIPGAELEVQADAAHFDAMEELPRILRWLTADDDAVAVSRDLLIGARPGQ encoded by the coding sequence GTGGGCCGAGCAGAGGAGCCTGGGACCGAAATCGCCTATCGCGCGGACAGCAAGCGACTGGCGTTCGAGGTCTCGGGTGCGCCGGACGGACACCCGGTCTTCCTGATGCACGGCACACCGGGCAGCCGCAAGGGGCCGAAGCCGCGCGGCATCGTTCTGTACCGGTTGGGCGTGAAACTGATCACCTACGACCGGCCCGGCTACGGCGGGTCCGACCGGGTCGAGGGCCGCGACGTGGCCGAAGCCGCACGCGACGTGGAGGTCATCGCCGACCATCTCGAACTGCCCCGGTTCGCCGTCGCCGGCCGGTCCGGCGGCGGTCCGCACGCCCTCGCCTGCGCCGCCGACCCGGCGCTGCGCCACCGGATCACCCGCGTGGCGGCGCTGGTCGGGTTCGCCCCGTCCGACGCGCCCGAGCTGGACTGGTTCGCCGGGATGAACGACGACAACCTCAACGGCTTCGGCGCCGGCCGCTCCGACACGTCGGCCGTGGTGGAGGAGATCCGCCGCCGGGCGCAGCGGGCCAGCGAGGACCCGCGGCACCTGCTGGAGGACCTCATGGCGCAGATGACCATGGCGGACCGGCGGGCGGTGCGGGATCCGGCGCTGCGGAGAATGCTCGCCGACACCTTCGAGGACGCGTTACGCGCCGGCCCGTACGGGTGGATCGACGACGTGCTCGCGCTCCGCCGGGACTGGAAGTTCGACCTCGGCCTGATCGACACGTCGACGACCAGGGTGAAGCTCTGGCACGGCGCCGAGGACACCTTCGCCCCGGTCGGCCACACCCACTGGCTGGCGTCCCGCATCCCCGGCGCGGAGCTGGAGGTGCAGGCCGACGCGGCGCACTTCGACGCGATGGAGGAGCTGCCGCGCATCCTGCGCTGGCTCACCGCCGACGACGACGCGGTGGCGGTGAGCCGCGACCTGCTGATCGGGGCCCGTCCCGGTCAGTAG
- the pdxY gene encoding pyridoxal kinase PdxY, translating to MRILSIQSSVAYGHVGNSAAVFPLQRLGHEVWPVLTVHFSNHTGYGAWRGPLLAPADVAEVIAGIADRGVLGDADAVLSGYQGDPAMGAVILDAVTLVKAANPDAVYCCDPVMGDVGRGMFVRPGIPEYLRDVVVPRADVITPNQFELDFLAGRTTTSLDEVLEAVDAVRATGPRHVLVTSVLHGDVPEGSLEMVAVSDEGAWAVTTPLLPISPNGGGDVTAALYLAHLSTAASPATALERTTSSIFAVFEATLAAGSRELQLVAAQDAIADPPVRFPARRLR from the coding sequence GTGAGGATCCTGTCCATCCAGTCGTCGGTGGCGTACGGCCACGTCGGCAACTCCGCCGCCGTCTTCCCCCTCCAGCGTCTCGGGCACGAGGTCTGGCCGGTGCTGACCGTGCACTTCTCCAACCACACCGGGTACGGCGCGTGGCGCGGGCCGCTGCTCGCGCCGGCCGACGTCGCCGAGGTGATCGCGGGCATCGCGGACCGTGGGGTCCTGGGGGACGCCGACGCGGTGCTGTCGGGCTACCAGGGCGACCCGGCGATGGGTGCGGTGATCCTCGACGCGGTGACCCTGGTGAAGGCGGCCAACCCGGACGCCGTCTACTGCTGCGACCCGGTGATGGGTGACGTCGGCCGTGGCATGTTCGTCCGGCCGGGCATCCCGGAGTACCTGCGGGACGTGGTCGTCCCGCGCGCGGACGTCATCACGCCGAACCAGTTCGAGCTGGACTTCCTGGCCGGCCGTACGACCACGTCCCTGGACGAGGTGCTGGAGGCGGTGGACGCGGTGCGGGCGACCGGGCCGCGGCACGTGCTCGTCACGAGCGTGCTCCACGGGGACGTGCCGGAGGGGTCGCTGGAGATGGTGGCCGTGTCCGACGAGGGCGCCTGGGCGGTGACCACACCGCTGCTGCCGATCAGCCCGAACGGCGGCGGCGACGTCACCGCGGCCCTGTACCTCGCGCACCTGTCGACGGCCGCCTCGCCCGCGACGGCCCTGGAGCGCACCACGTCGTCGATCTTCGCCGTTTTCGAGGCGACACTCGCGGCGGGCAGCCGGGAGCTCCAGCTGGTCGCCGCCCAGGACGCGATCGCCGACCCGCCGGTGCGATTCCCCGCCCGGCGGCTGCGCTGA
- a CDS encoding glycosyl hydrolase: MTLTLARSRRGLTATALLALTATVALTASSSPPPPAQPSLATSSPTGPMELPDEWMTAQRMSDGSTDLSAAKYARARGEANQLAARTRSVYRPLAEREWSFFGPTDIGGRVVDIAVDPQVPNQVFVAAASGGVWRSGDAGATFTSVWPDGWGQAIGAVAMTSDGVLFAGTGEAQPGGGSITFGGDGVYRSTDRGATWEQVGLADSHAIARFAIDPGNEDRIFAAASGNLFIPGGERGVYLTEDGGDSWRQVLAPPNATTGATEVLIDPSNPARVYAAMWDHLREPNQRTYGGPGSSLWRSDDGGRTWARMTTGLPTDADQGRWGLALAPSNPKRLYAYVGTALGPFRAFYRSDDGGDTWTQTPVTAGQASQSTFSWWFGKLFVDPAEQNHVFLMGVNLMRSTNGAQSFSPVGGVHADQHAMRWDPKVPGRVYLGNDGGFYRSEANGAGSWVKATDERYTQFYTVDVAQTDPRLKVGGTQDNGCNRGYNGAGGPWDPIGCGDGLQTLIHPENPNIVFGCSQYGSCYRSENAGASPRAPIGAGQTTSQRRNWLTPLQFDPSDPNVMYYAGNIVNRSTDNGRTWTAISPDLTGGGPNDPAGYPWGTITTIAAAPTDGDTLYAGTDDGKLWWTHDLGRSWNEVDPAQLPGTWVTRVAVHPTDANIAYATYSGFRSGSDRPHVMLTRDGGRTWTDIGRGLPDAPVNSVVPTADGLLLVGTDVGVFVSAWNGGEWATLGADLPKAAVMYLRWHEPTRQLTAATFGRGIHDITVPRCPAASTKLPLKQPGVGVVGVLSSCRAG; encoded by the coding sequence ATGACCCTCACCCTCGCCCGAAGTCGTCGCGGGCTGACGGCGACGGCGCTGCTGGCGCTGACCGCCACGGTCGCGCTGACGGCGTCGTCCAGCCCGCCACCGCCCGCGCAACCCTCGCTGGCCACGAGTTCCCCCACCGGCCCCATGGAACTCCCCGACGAGTGGATGACCGCTCAGCGGATGAGTGACGGCAGCACCGACCTGTCCGCCGCCAAGTACGCCCGCGCCCGCGGCGAGGCCAACCAGCTCGCCGCCCGGACGCGCAGCGTCTACCGGCCGCTGGCCGAACGGGAGTGGTCCTTCTTCGGGCCCACCGACATCGGCGGCCGGGTGGTCGACATCGCGGTGGACCCGCAGGTGCCCAACCAGGTGTTCGTCGCCGCCGCGTCCGGCGGCGTGTGGAGGTCCGGCGACGCCGGCGCCACCTTCACCTCGGTGTGGCCGGACGGCTGGGGCCAGGCGATCGGCGCGGTGGCCATGACCAGCGACGGCGTCCTCTTCGCGGGCACCGGCGAGGCCCAGCCCGGCGGCGGCTCCATCACCTTCGGCGGCGACGGTGTCTACCGCTCCACCGACCGGGGCGCCACCTGGGAGCAGGTCGGCCTGGCCGACAGCCACGCCATCGCCCGCTTCGCGATCGACCCGGGCAACGAGGACCGGATCTTCGCGGCGGCCAGCGGCAACCTGTTCATCCCCGGCGGCGAGCGCGGTGTCTACCTCACCGAGGACGGCGGTGACAGTTGGCGGCAGGTCCTGGCCCCGCCGAACGCGACCACCGGCGCCACCGAGGTCCTCATCGACCCGAGCAACCCCGCCCGGGTGTACGCGGCGATGTGGGACCACCTGCGCGAGCCGAACCAGCGCACCTACGGCGGCCCCGGCTCCAGCCTCTGGCGCTCCGACGACGGTGGACGGACCTGGGCCCGGATGACCACCGGCCTGCCCACCGACGCCGACCAGGGCCGCTGGGGCCTGGCGCTCGCCCCGAGCAACCCGAAGCGCCTGTACGCGTACGTGGGCACCGCCCTCGGCCCGTTCCGGGCGTTCTACCGCTCGGACGACGGCGGCGACACCTGGACGCAGACCCCGGTCACCGCCGGGCAGGCGTCCCAGTCGACGTTCAGCTGGTGGTTCGGCAAGCTCTTCGTCGACCCGGCCGAGCAGAACCACGTCTTCCTCATGGGCGTCAACCTCATGCGCTCCACCAACGGCGCACAGAGCTTCTCCCCGGTCGGCGGCGTCCACGCCGACCAGCACGCCATGCGCTGGGACCCGAAGGTGCCCGGCCGGGTCTACCTCGGCAACGACGGCGGCTTCTACCGCTCCGAGGCCAACGGCGCCGGTAGCTGGGTGAAGGCCACCGACGAGCGGTACACCCAGTTCTACACCGTCGACGTGGCGCAGACCGACCCGCGCCTGAAGGTCGGCGGCACGCAGGACAACGGCTGCAACCGCGGCTACAACGGCGCCGGCGGGCCGTGGGACCCGATCGGCTGCGGTGACGGCCTCCAGACGCTCATCCACCCGGAGAACCCGAACATCGTCTTCGGGTGCAGCCAGTACGGCTCCTGCTACCGGTCGGAGAACGCCGGCGCCAGCCCGCGCGCGCCGATCGGCGCCGGCCAGACCACCTCCCAGCGACGCAACTGGCTCACCCCGCTGCAGTTCGACCCGAGCGACCCGAACGTCATGTACTACGCCGGCAACATCGTCAACCGGTCGACGGACAACGGTCGCACCTGGACCGCGATCAGCCCCGACCTCACCGGCGGCGGCCCCAACGACCCGGCCGGCTACCCGTGGGGCACGATCACCACGATCGCGGCCGCACCGACCGACGGCGACACCCTGTACGCCGGCACCGACGACGGCAAGCTCTGGTGGACGCACGACCTCGGCCGGAGCTGGAACGAGGTCGACCCGGCCCAGCTCCCCGGCACCTGGGTCACCCGCGTCGCGGTGCATCCCACCGACGCGAACATCGCGTACGCGACGTACTCCGGCTTCCGCTCCGGCAGCGACCGGCCGCACGTGATGCTGACCCGGGACGGCGGCCGGACCTGGACCGACATCGGGCGCGGGCTGCCCGACGCGCCGGTCAACTCGGTGGTCCCGACCGCCGACGGGCTGCTGCTGGTCGGCACCGACGTCGGTGTGTTCGTGTCGGCGTGGAACGGCGGCGAATGGGCGACGCTCGGCGCGGACCTGCCGAAGGCGGCGGTCATGTACCTGCGGTGGCACGAGCCGACCCGCCAGCTGACGGCGGCGACGTTCGGCCGGGGCATCCACGACATCACGGTGCCGCGCTGCCCGGCGGCGTCCACGAAGCTGCCCCTGAAGCAGCCGGGGGTCGGTGTGGTGGGCGTGCTGTCGTCCTGCCGCGCCGGCTGA
- a CDS encoding carbohydrate ABC transporter permease, with protein sequence MSRPRPPLTGWAFLAPYAVAVALLVAVPALLNVGYAVTDHTGLTRDPRFVGLANVRRMLDDGFLLDSLRASLVHVALAVPVRFLAAVGLGLLLAAPRPGGRWFRTAVYLPTVIPDVALAVLFLWVLNPLYGPLNQVLGLFGHPGFTWLADPTTARVGVVLMLAFPIGEGFVVVLAARRLLDGRLYEAAALEGCGPFGQLRRITLPLLAPVLLLLAVRDTVLTLQVNFVPAYVLTDGRPANATLYLPVYIFDQVFEFSGFAYGSLLTILLTLVTAVIITGLLLAVRRWRVLR encoded by the coding sequence GTGAGCCGCCCCCGGCCACCGCTGACCGGCTGGGCGTTCCTCGCCCCGTACGCGGTCGCGGTGGCCCTGCTGGTCGCGGTGCCGGCGCTGCTCAACGTGGGGTACGCGGTCACCGACCACACCGGGTTGACCCGCGACCCACGGTTCGTGGGGCTGGCCAACGTACGGCGGATGCTCGACGACGGGTTCCTGCTCGACAGCCTGCGCGCCTCGCTGGTCCACGTGGCGCTCGCGGTGCCGGTGCGGTTCCTCGCCGCGGTGGGGCTCGGTCTGCTGCTCGCCGCCCCGCGCCCCGGCGGCCGCTGGTTCCGCACCGCCGTCTACCTGCCCACGGTCATCCCCGACGTGGCGCTCGCGGTGCTGTTCCTGTGGGTGCTCAACCCGCTGTACGGTCCGCTCAACCAGGTGCTCGGCCTGTTCGGGCATCCCGGCTTCACCTGGCTCGCCGACCCGACCACCGCCCGGGTGGGCGTGGTGCTGATGCTGGCGTTCCCGATCGGCGAGGGGTTCGTCGTGGTCCTCGCCGCCCGCCGGCTGCTCGACGGCCGGCTGTACGAGGCGGCGGCCCTGGAGGGGTGCGGGCCGTTCGGGCAGCTGCGCCGGATCACCCTGCCGCTGCTGGCGCCGGTGCTGCTGCTGCTGGCCGTCCGGGACACCGTCCTCACGTTGCAGGTGAACTTCGTGCCGGCGTACGTGCTCACCGACGGCCGGCCCGCCAACGCCACCCTCTACCTGCCCGTCTACATCTTCGACCAGGTCTTCGAGTTCTCCGGATTCGCGTACGGCTCGCTGCTCACCATCCTGCTGACGCTGGTCACCGCCGTGATCATCACCGGCCTGCTGCTCGCCGTCCGGCGGTGGCGGGTGCTGCGCTGA